One genomic segment of Myxococcales bacterium includes these proteins:
- a CDS encoding protein kinase encodes MFSSLEPIDRYQPLEVLGTGGFGSVYRARHMHTGEIVALKVLHTPAGALTERTLREARALAGFVHPNVVRVLDCGLGPGGQVFVAMELAAGAPLGHLMGPPMPPARAVNIAQQVLAGLAAVHARGIVHRDIKPSNIVVDAWSTNAHEPGRPTDRARLIDFGISRATDATLASSDHADRTRTGMALGTPGYMAPEQLGAAHEADGRADLYSVAVVLYQMLSGAMPHAARTYEDYVVSVRTSAPPSLRTVAPHLWPSLEAVIMHGLATEPSRRFASADEFSRALTHAMEDPAALSFAPTGRSLPHAAGAHASAPPTGHAAFGAPSHAAPSTWGPTPAPMVQSVRRSPSAVSARLVASVALGIGLVLALGGGLVAVFFFGGPRSAAAPEAAVPAAPSSVAPPTLQVSPASTVAAVPTAPAAGRVQGPRVSPVAAPAPTPTPSAKEALSAPHGTAPCGHPGALPLAIASSPGVKVGAAKIIGQADLRWTEDVARAAAPRLGACRPGCGQELVVVNLFLQPTGKISLAAPSADNAGDAAVARCVGERLRASAPTHDPNFPASATGAPHGIVAFPVLLEPK; translated from the coding sequence ATGTTCAGCTCGCTCGAGCCCATCGACCGCTACCAGCCGCTTGAGGTCCTCGGCACCGGCGGCTTCGGAAGCGTCTATCGAGCGCGTCACATGCATACCGGCGAGATCGTGGCGCTCAAGGTCTTGCACACGCCGGCCGGCGCGCTGACGGAGCGCACCTTGCGCGAGGCGCGCGCCCTCGCGGGCTTCGTTCACCCGAACGTCGTGCGGGTCCTCGACTGCGGCCTCGGGCCTGGCGGCCAGGTCTTCGTCGCCATGGAGCTCGCGGCCGGCGCGCCGCTCGGCCACCTGATGGGGCCCCCGATGCCGCCGGCGCGCGCCGTGAACATCGCGCAGCAGGTCCTCGCGGGCCTCGCGGCGGTGCATGCGCGCGGCATCGTGCATCGCGACATCAAGCCCTCGAACATCGTCGTGGACGCGTGGTCGACCAACGCCCATGAGCCGGGGCGGCCCACCGATCGGGCACGGCTCATCGACTTCGGCATCAGCCGCGCGACCGACGCGACGCTGGCGTCTTCGGATCACGCGGACCGAACGCGCACCGGCATGGCGCTCGGCACGCCCGGCTACATGGCGCCCGAGCAGCTCGGCGCGGCCCACGAGGCCGACGGGCGGGCCGACCTCTACTCCGTCGCCGTCGTGCTGTATCAGATGCTCAGCGGGGCGATGCCGCACGCCGCGCGCACCTACGAGGACTACGTGGTGTCAGTCAGAACGAGCGCCCCGCCCTCGCTCCGCACCGTGGCGCCGCACCTCTGGCCGTCGCTCGAGGCGGTCATCATGCACGGGCTCGCGACGGAGCCGTCGCGGCGTTTCGCCAGCGCCGACGAGTTCAGCCGCGCGCTCACCCACGCGATGGAGGACCCGGCGGCGCTCTCCTTCGCACCCACGGGACGCTCGCTTCCGCACGCCGCAGGGGCCCACGCGAGCGCTCCGCCCACGGGCCACGCGGCTTTCGGCGCGCCTTCGCATGCCGCCCCTTCGACGTGGGGGCCCACGCCGGCGCCGATGGTTCAAAGCGTACGCCGATCGCCCTCGGCCGTTTCCGCGCGCCTCGTCGCGAGCGTGGCGTTGGGCATCGGCTTGGTGCTGGCTCTCGGCGGAGGCCTCGTCGCCGTGTTCTTCTTTGGCGGACCGCGGAGCGCGGCAGCGCCCGAGGCCGCCGTCCCGGCAGCGCCCTCATCAGTGGCTCCGCCAACGCTGCAGGTGTCGCCGGCGTCGACGGTGGCGGCGGTCCCGACGGCGCCCGCGGCGGGGCGCGTCCAGGGGCCACGCGTGAGTCCCGTCGCGGCGCCCGCGCCGACGCCGACGCCGAGCGCAAAGGAAGCGTTGAGCGCGCCCCACGGGACAGCGCCGTGCGGGCACCCCGGCGCGTTGCCCCTGGCCATCGCGTCCTCGCCGGGGGTGAAGGTTGGTGCAGCAAAGATCATCGGCCAAGCCGACCTCCGTTGGACCGAAGACGTCGCGCGCGCCGCGGCGCCCCGACTCGGCGCGTGCCGCCCGGGGTGCGGCCAGGAGCTTGTCGTCGTGAACCTCTTTCTTCAGCCGACGGGCAAGATCTCTCTCGCGGCGCCTTCGGCGGACAACGCCGGGGATGCGGCGGTGGCCCGCTGCGTGGGCGAACGTCTCCGAGCCTCGGCGCCCACCCACGACCCAAACTTCCCGGCAAGCGCCACCGGCGCGCCCCATGGAATCGTTGCCTTTCCCGTGCTCCTCGAGCCGAAGTAG
- a CDS encoding metallophosphoesterase, whose protein sequence is MARPFTFAHVSDFHVSTFGDTVHDRLGRRRRSARQADVSDARWETVWSEAGWRVLHARGARPGRLALVDPEGYAHPIPTERAEGAGASIDPVERAAARACRLEGRRAVTLAAALPTPGALDVLLEATPTNTNLRLIRAATLVDQSDVDMVLATGDLTEDGDGYELVEAVFRRFLEAGRFAAIPGNHDLYLMPFSGTARPKPTHASKRARWNEFAEGLRLDVSTSGAWVRHIPEGDAVLVGLDSCARPQRRFFRHNGAVGPTQLGFLRELAKTDAWRRARHRLVAIHHHVVSLPMGVGRRSPLELGMRLDDAKEAAEVFDACGVTLVMHGHRHISEERMPAKSNFRILASPSLTLGCLSGDGPSFWRVELGDRVHAERVRIPMGAVPTADEDDDAGASETDGDDMLLDE, encoded by the coding sequence ATGGCTCGCCCCTTCACGTTCGCCCACGTCTCGGACTTTCACGTTTCGACGTTTGGCGACACGGTGCACGATCGGCTCGGGCGACGAAGACGGAGCGCGCGGCAGGCCGACGTCAGCGACGCCCGATGGGAGACCGTCTGGTCTGAGGCGGGTTGGCGCGTGCTCCACGCCCGCGGCGCGCGCCCCGGCCGCCTCGCCCTCGTCGACCCAGAAGGCTACGCCCACCCGATCCCAACAGAGCGGGCCGAGGGCGCCGGCGCCTCCATCGACCCTGTCGAGCGAGCCGCGGCGCGCGCCTGCCGACTGGAAGGGCGCCGCGCGGTGACTCTCGCCGCGGCGCTACCAACGCCGGGAGCCCTCGACGTTCTCCTCGAGGCGACGCCCACCAACACCAACCTGAGGCTTATTCGCGCAGCGACCTTGGTCGACCAATCCGACGTCGACATGGTCCTCGCCACGGGCGATCTCACGGAAGACGGCGACGGCTACGAGCTCGTGGAGGCGGTCTTTCGACGCTTCCTCGAGGCGGGTCGCTTCGCCGCGATCCCCGGGAACCACGATCTCTACCTCATGCCCTTTTCCGGCACGGCGCGCCCGAAACCGACGCACGCATCGAAGCGGGCGCGCTGGAACGAGTTCGCCGAGGGCCTCCGCCTAGACGTGTCGACGAGCGGCGCCTGGGTGCGTCACATTCCCGAAGGGGACGCCGTCCTCGTGGGCCTCGACTCGTGCGCGAGGCCGCAGCGGCGCTTCTTTCGACACAACGGGGCCGTGGGCCCGACGCAGCTCGGCTTCCTCCGCGAACTCGCCAAGACCGACGCTTGGCGACGAGCGAGGCATCGACTGGTGGCCATTCATCACCACGTCGTCTCGCTGCCCATGGGCGTGGGACGCCGCTCACCGCTCGAGCTCGGCATGCGCCTCGACGACGCGAAGGAGGCCGCAGAGGTCTTCGACGCGTGCGGCGTCACGCTCGTGATGCATGGCCACCGTCACATCAGCGAGGAGCGCATGCCGGCGAAGTCGAACTTCCGCATCCTCGCCTCCCCTTCCCTCACGCTCGGGTGCTTGAGCGGCGACGGGCCTTCGTTCTGGCGCGTCGAGCTTGGCGACCGGGTGCATGCGGAGCGCGTGCGCATTCCCATGGGCGCCGTTCCCACGGCCGACGAGGACGACGACGCGGGCGCAAGCGAGACCGACGGCGACGACATGCTCCTGGACGAATAG
- a CDS encoding phospholipase D family protein produces MASRRPAAKVAARRPAVAAPTSGPLRSVRVRMLADAEHYTHLVTELVAKAEHSLWIATANVKEMRVEAPVGTRARARGSYVSMLDTLAGLVRRGVELRFLHGAPPSRPFRAELARQSTLLRRKSDWMRMCPRVHLKLVAIDGRHLYLGSANFTGAGLGAKGDGRRNFEMGIVTDDDVLLDRAQARFDAIWSGRECKGCRLRGVCPRPIDTLGRQGK; encoded by the coding sequence ATGGCCTCGCGCAGACCCGCAGCGAAGGTGGCTGCCCGGCGCCCCGCCGTCGCCGCGCCGACCTCGGGCCCGCTGCGCAGCGTCCGCGTTCGAATGCTCGCCGACGCGGAGCACTACACCCACCTCGTCACCGAGCTCGTCGCGAAGGCTGAACACTCGCTTTGGATCGCGACGGCCAACGTCAAAGAGATGCGCGTCGAAGCCCCCGTCGGGACCCGTGCGCGCGCCCGCGGAAGCTACGTCTCCATGCTCGACACCCTCGCGGGGCTCGTTCGGCGTGGCGTAGAGCTTCGGTTCCTGCACGGCGCGCCGCCGTCGAGGCCCTTTCGCGCGGAGCTCGCGCGGCAATCGACGCTCCTTCGCAGGAAGAGCGACTGGATGCGCATGTGCCCGCGCGTCCACCTGAAGCTCGTGGCCATCGACGGGCGACACCTCTACTTGGGCAGCGCGAACTTCACGGGCGCCGGCCTGGGCGCAAAAGGTGACGGCCGTCGCAACTTCGAGATGGGCATCGTCACCGACGATGACGTACTGCTCGATCGCGCGCAGGCGCGGTTTGACGCCATTTGGAGCGGCCGCGAGTGCAAAGGGTGCCGCCTCCGCGGCGTCTGTCCCAGGCCCATCGATACGCTCGGCAGGCAGGGAAAGTAG
- a CDS encoding RNA methyltransferase has translation MPLVPIARADDPRVSGYAGIRDRDLRADHDQFIVEGEVVVRMLLSPASRFRVRSLFLEERRAEKLEDALARLPDDVPVYVAPQSLMDGLVGFPIHRGVLALADRRVATVADALPVDGGENALAVGLLGVVNHDNVGGIFRSAAAFGARAVLLDPVTCDPLYRKAVRVSVGGSLVVPFARAASEDALLDAFAERGFELLALSADGASDIDELAGARRVALLIGAEGPGLSPSVLRRAKGVRIPMQRTLDSLNASVACGIALFSVARALGKAGR, from the coding sequence GTGCCGCTCGTGCCCATCGCCCGCGCCGACGACCCGCGCGTCTCGGGCTACGCGGGAATCCGCGACCGCGATCTCCGCGCCGACCACGACCAATTCATCGTGGAAGGGGAGGTCGTCGTCCGCATGCTCCTCTCGCCTGCGAGCCGCTTCCGAGTTCGCTCGCTGTTCTTGGAGGAGCGACGCGCCGAGAAGCTCGAGGACGCGCTCGCGCGACTCCCCGACGACGTCCCCGTCTACGTCGCGCCCCAATCGCTGATGGACGGCCTCGTGGGGTTCCCCATCCACCGAGGCGTCTTGGCGTTGGCCGACCGCAGAGTCGCGACCGTCGCCGACGCGCTGCCGGTCGACGGCGGTGAAAACGCCCTGGCCGTTGGACTCCTCGGCGTCGTCAACCACGACAACGTCGGCGGCATCTTTCGCAGCGCCGCCGCCTTCGGCGCGAGAGCCGTGCTCCTCGACCCCGTCACCTGCGATCCGCTCTACCGCAAGGCCGTGCGCGTGTCCGTGGGCGGGAGCCTCGTCGTTCCCTTCGCCCGGGCGGCGTCAGAAGACGCGCTCCTCGATGCCTTCGCCGAACGCGGCTTCGAGCTTTTGGCGCTGTCGGCCGACGGGGCCTCGGACATCGACGAGCTCGCCGGGGCGCGGCGCGTGGCGCTGCTCATCGGCGCTGAGGGGCCGGGGCTGTCGCCATCGGTCCTTCGGCGCGCGAAGGGTGTTCGCATTCCCATGCAGCGGACGCTCGACTCGCTCAACGCGTCGGTCGCGTGCGGCATCGCGCTTTTCTCCGTGGCGCGCGCCCTTGGGAAGGCAGGCCGGTAG
- a CDS encoding adenylate/guanylate cyclase domain-containing protein — MPVRTYEATSVLPTETRKLVLLLELREAIDVAIEEGMTRRESLGEVLSRMLPAVCAKAGAVGAFVESYGEDLEPHVFEWPVGLVIPERAEVFARTREERRERAHGDSDTQVVVAQHLDVAGTWFGSAGFVFAKGSPIASDLDHAFGLLNALAEVLDNFLYTIRAARERHNIMMDLAQALRHRVLGEGLALAISILHRATPLDRTLLVFLAEEQASSMLHVQVYEGDKRILDTMDETTARGDVHELRRLGLSFLREGNRDILARFGMKDAQEEVLINGVTKSVIVGKVVVASGRGAFNTYDREILGGFAGFIRQRVVDFNKEWRRLAAAFRPDDVSRLIGTDDYEQRYLSPREAEVAILYVDIAGFTKLSEETLKTPAAVAELVEVWSRDAVELVWAHGGVFDKMIGDCVLALFGPPFYDATPEERLAAALRCAKDIRAMTQKLPDRPAFAHLKEQGVAVSTGVNLAPLFVGAFGPNANFTGFSSGMNNTARLQGCAKRDQILVMNDAVARLGDAAKPGGEFAFGDVQSASVKNVAMPLQFRDLLG, encoded by the coding sequence ATGCCCGTCCGGACCTACGAAGCCACCTCTGTGCTGCCGACCGAGACGCGGAAGCTCGTCCTTCTTCTCGAGCTTCGCGAAGCCATCGACGTCGCCATCGAAGAGGGCATGACGCGGCGCGAGAGCCTCGGCGAGGTTCTGTCGCGCATGTTGCCCGCGGTCTGCGCGAAGGCCGGCGCCGTCGGTGCCTTCGTGGAGAGCTACGGCGAAGACCTGGAGCCTCACGTCTTCGAGTGGCCCGTGGGGCTCGTGATTCCAGAGCGCGCCGAGGTCTTCGCTCGAACGCGCGAAGAGCGGCGCGAGCGCGCCCATGGTGACAGCGACACGCAGGTCGTCGTCGCGCAACACCTCGACGTCGCCGGCACATGGTTCGGCTCCGCCGGCTTCGTCTTCGCGAAAGGCAGCCCCATCGCCAGCGACCTGGACCACGCCTTCGGCCTGCTCAACGCGCTCGCCGAGGTCCTCGACAATTTTCTCTACACGATCCGCGCGGCGCGCGAGCGGCACAACATCATGATGGATCTCGCGCAGGCGCTCCGGCACCGCGTGCTCGGAGAGGGGCTTGCGCTCGCCATATCGATCCTCCACCGAGCCACGCCGCTCGACCGCACGCTCCTCGTGTTCTTGGCCGAGGAGCAGGCGAGCTCGATGCTTCACGTTCAGGTCTACGAAGGCGACAAGCGCATCCTCGACACGATGGACGAGACGACGGCGCGCGGCGACGTGCACGAGCTGCGGCGCCTGGGCCTCAGCTTCTTGCGCGAAGGCAACCGCGACATCCTCGCTCGCTTCGGCATGAAGGACGCCCAAGAAGAGGTCCTCATCAACGGCGTGACGAAGAGCGTCATCGTGGGCAAGGTGGTCGTCGCGTCGGGACGCGGGGCCTTCAACACCTACGATCGCGAGATCCTTGGTGGCTTCGCCGGCTTCATCCGTCAGCGCGTCGTCGACTTCAACAAGGAGTGGCGACGCCTCGCCGCCGCCTTCCGTCCTGACGACGTCTCCCGCCTCATCGGCACCGACGACTACGAGCAGCGCTACCTCTCGCCGCGGGAGGCCGAGGTCGCCATTCTCTACGTCGACATCGCGGGCTTCACGAAGCTGTCGGAAGAGACGCTCAAGACCCCGGCCGCGGTGGCTGAGCTCGTCGAGGTCTGGAGCCGCGACGCCGTCGAGCTGGTGTGGGCCCACGGCGGCGTCTTCGACAAGATGATCGGCGACTGCGTGCTCGCGCTCTTTGGGCCGCCGTTCTATGACGCGACCCCTGAGGAGCGGTTGGCGGCGGCGCTTCGCTGCGCCAAAGACATCCGCGCCATGACGCAGAAGCTCCCCGATCGCCCCGCCTTCGCGCACCTCAAGGAGCAAGGCGTGGCGGTGTCGACGGGCGTGAACCTCGCGCCGCTCTTCGTCGGCGCCTTTGGTCCCAACGCCAACTTCACGGGCTTCTCCAGCGGGATGAACAACACCGCGCGGCTCCAAGGCTGCGCGAAGCGCGATCAGATCCTGGTCATGAACGACGCCGTCGCGCGGCTCGGCGACGCAGCGAAGCCTGGCGGCGAGTTCGCCTTCGGCGACGTGCAGTCGGCCTCCGTGAAGAACGTGGCGATGCCGCTCCAGTTCCGGGACCTCTTGGGTTGA
- a CDS encoding histidine phosphatase family protein codes for MSRAPSRIYLVRHGQTSWNAEGRAQGHTDIPLDETGTRQAERVAEALGTAGATSVWSSDLSRSHATASAVARSGSLPLRVFPALRERCFGDWEGQPLAELRRRLDAEARDRGVAASLVRPPGGESLADAWARVEPVAATLTQESVEGASVVVVSHGAISSLLLAQLIHGTLETARSFRPQNASITVLERREGGGLRLVRYDDVTHLS; via the coding sequence TTGAGCCGAGCTCCGTCGCGCATCTACCTCGTTCGCCACGGCCAGACCTCCTGGAACGCCGAGGGCCGCGCGCAGGGTCACACCGACATCCCGCTCGACGAGACGGGCACGAGGCAAGCCGAACGCGTGGCGGAGGCGCTCGGCACCGCCGGTGCCACGTCGGTTTGGAGCAGCGATCTTTCGCGCAGCCACGCGACGGCATCGGCCGTGGCTCGCAGCGGCTCGCTCCCGCTCCGCGTCTTTCCGGCGCTGCGCGAACGTTGTTTCGGCGACTGGGAGGGGCAGCCCTTGGCCGAGCTGCGCCGAAGGCTCGACGCCGAAGCAAGAGACCGCGGCGTGGCGGCGTCGTTGGTACGGCCACCGGGCGGCGAGTCGCTCGCCGACGCCTGGGCGCGCGTTGAACCGGTGGCCGCGACGCTGACCCAGGAGTCGGTGGAAGGCGCGAGCGTCGTCGTCGTCTCCCACGGCGCCATTTCGTCCCTGCTGCTCGCGCAGTTGATTCACGGAACGCTCGAGACGGCGCGCAGCTTTCGGCCGCAAAACGCCTCGATCACCGTGCTTGAGCGCCGCGAAGGCGGGGGCCTCCGGCTCGTCCGCTACGACGACGTGACGCACCTGTCGTGA
- a CDS encoding tetratricopeptide repeat protein, which yields MRSLRVITFAVLVGTSPGLLLPNVALAAPQKAGAAAAPAASGDLVTRGRTLFDDQKYEESIQVLSGALVRPGNDRDTQIEIHRLLAFNYITLGRKDEAESAIRGLLVVDPTYALPKKESPRFRDVFTAVRAAWEAEGRPGLPTDAPTPTPISLHHTPRSEVEAGTLLPVTIRIEDDGERVKEVRVYYRTGATGGFQELTAELRGKTARALVPGPAVQPPSLDYFVTALDAEGKPVATRGDETGPLRVVVPEASKGWVLPVAIGGGVLAIGALFGGLALAGVFKKSPFGAPSPPSRDAVVSVTIRE from the coding sequence GTGCGCTCCCTTCGCGTCATCACCTTCGCGGTCCTCGTGGGCACGTCGCCGGGCCTCCTTCTGCCGAACGTCGCCTTGGCGGCGCCGCAGAAGGCGGGCGCTGCGGCCGCCCCCGCAGCCTCGGGCGATCTGGTCACTCGCGGACGCACGCTCTTCGACGATCAGAAGTACGAAGAGTCGATTCAGGTGCTGTCGGGCGCGTTGGTGCGACCCGGCAACGACCGCGACACGCAGATTGAGATCCATCGCCTGCTCGCGTTCAACTACATCACCCTCGGCCGCAAAGACGAGGCGGAGAGCGCCATTCGCGGCCTCCTGGTCGTCGACCCCACCTACGCGCTCCCCAAGAAGGAGTCGCCGCGCTTTCGTGACGTCTTCACCGCCGTTCGCGCGGCATGGGAAGCGGAGGGCCGGCCCGGCCTCCCAACCGACGCGCCGACGCCAACGCCCATCAGCTTGCACCACACGCCGCGCTCCGAGGTCGAGGCGGGCACGCTCTTGCCAGTGACCATTCGCATCGAAGACGACGGCGAACGCGTCAAGGAGGTCCGCGTCTACTACCGGACCGGCGCCACGGGAGGCTTTCAAGAGCTCACGGCCGAGCTCCGCGGCAAGACCGCGCGGGCGCTCGTCCCGGGCCCCGCCGTGCAGCCGCCGTCGCTCGACTACTTCGTCACGGCCCTCGACGCCGAAGGCAAACCGGTGGCGACACGCGGCGACGAGACGGGTCCGCTGCGCGTCGTCGTCCCCGAGGCCAGCAAGGGGTGGGTCCTCCCGGTCGCCATCGGCGGCGGCGTCTTGGCCATCGGCGCTCTCTTCGGCGGGCTCGCTCTCGCGGGCGTCTTCAAAAAGTCGCCGTTCGGCGCGCCCTCGCCTCCCTCCCGCGACGCTGTCGTGAGCGTCACCATCCGCGAGTAA
- a CDS encoding 50S ribosomal protein L11 methyltransferase, giving the protein MTGPSARPVFPFLHIDVDAAAADEASALLFELGALGVEERDASTLVKGAAADTTTLVASFGDRAAADLALAAIDESLNPRIEEIVGDEWRDEWKKHFKPFALCDDVVVRPPWEAYEGPHVPHVLELEPGRAFGTGLHETTSLVATILAKRRAEVSGHPLLDVGCGSGILAIVGLVFGAKSARAIDNDPDVIPVAKENAERNGLSDKLTADTTSVEAIHELYPVVVANIEADVLIRLAPALLRVTASGGLLVLSGILVPQADRVRAAFPSLTLEEGPVKGEWTALAFRKK; this is encoded by the coding sequence ATGACCGGCCCGAGCGCCCGCCCCGTCTTCCCCTTCCTTCACATCGACGTCGACGCCGCCGCCGCCGACGAGGCGAGCGCGCTGCTCTTCGAGCTCGGTGCGCTCGGCGTCGAAGAGCGCGACGCTTCGACGCTCGTCAAGGGCGCCGCGGCGGACACGACGACGCTCGTCGCAAGCTTCGGCGACCGCGCGGCCGCCGACCTCGCGTTGGCCGCCATCGACGAGTCGCTGAACCCACGCATCGAGGAGATCGTTGGCGACGAGTGGCGCGACGAGTGGAAGAAGCACTTCAAGCCGTTCGCGCTGTGTGACGACGTGGTGGTCAGGCCGCCGTGGGAGGCTTACGAGGGTCCGCACGTCCCGCACGTCCTTGAGCTCGAGCCGGGCCGCGCCTTCGGCACCGGCCTTCACGAGACGACGTCGCTCGTGGCCACGATCCTCGCCAAGCGGCGCGCCGAGGTCTCCGGCCACCCGCTCCTCGACGTCGGGTGCGGTAGCGGAATCCTCGCCATCGTGGGGCTCGTCTTTGGCGCCAAGAGCGCGAGGGCCATCGACAACGATCCCGACGTGATCCCCGTGGCGAAAGAGAACGCTGAGCGCAACGGCCTCTCCGACAAGCTCACCGCCGACACGACGTCCGTCGAAGCCATTCATGAACTTTACCCCGTGGTCGTCGCCAACATCGAAGCCGACGTGCTCATTCGCCTCGCGCCGGCGCTGCTGCGCGTGACGGCGAGCGGTGGTCTGCTCGTCTTGTCGGGCATCCTCGTTCCGCAAGCCGACCGTGTGCGCGCGGCGTTCCCGTCGCTCACGCTCGAAGAGGGCCCGGTCAAGGGCGAGTGGACGGCCCTCGCGTTTCGAAAGAAATGA
- a CDS encoding 16S rRNA (uracil(1498)-N(3))-methyltransferase, translated as MTLRVPVVGLAEGRSRPTPELLRYVKDVHRTRPEAVFTVFDPARAVEADATLAADGREAWLVVGALRPAAVRGRVPLVLVQGLAKGDKCDAIVRDAAELGASEVRFVVTARSVAKPDDARSKARLDRWRRIAIEAARQATRGDAPRVELHGGLGDALEALTEGSARFVLDPAAPRRLGGDLSRILSEGAPDSGIALAAGPEGGLDEGELQLFEQHGFQRRAIGPFVLRTETVAAAILGAVRVLARD; from the coding sequence ATGACCCTGCGCGTCCCCGTCGTCGGCCTCGCCGAGGGGCGTTCGCGACCGACGCCGGAGCTGCTGCGCTACGTCAAGGACGTGCACCGGACGAGACCGGAGGCCGTGTTCACGGTCTTCGATCCTGCGCGCGCCGTCGAGGCCGACGCCACGCTCGCAGCCGACGGGCGAGAGGCCTGGCTCGTGGTGGGCGCGCTTCGGCCCGCCGCCGTCCGAGGGCGAGTGCCGCTGGTGCTCGTGCAGGGCCTCGCCAAGGGCGATAAGTGCGACGCCATCGTGCGAGACGCGGCGGAACTTGGCGCGAGCGAAGTTCGCTTCGTCGTCACCGCGCGCAGCGTCGCGAAGCCCGATGACGCCCGCAGCAAGGCGCGCCTCGACCGGTGGCGGCGGATCGCCATCGAGGCGGCTCGCCAAGCGACCCGCGGCGACGCACCGCGCGTCGAGTTGCACGGGGGCCTCGGCGACGCGCTCGAGGCCTTGACCGAGGGCAGCGCGCGCTTCGTGCTCGATCCGGCCGCCCCGCGCCGCCTCGGCGGCGACCTCTCGCGCATCCTGTCAGAGGGCGCGCCCGACAGCGGCATCGCCCTCGCCGCCGGGCCCGAAGGCGGCCTCGACGAGGGCGAGCTCCAGCTCTTCGAGCAACACGGCTTCCAAAGGCGCGCGATTGGTCCCTTCGTCTTGCGAACGGAGACCGTCGCGGCAGCCATCTTGGGCGCCGTTCGCGTGCTCGCGCGAGACTGA